One region of Pygocentrus nattereri isolate fPygNat1 chromosome 14, fPygNat1.pri, whole genome shotgun sequence genomic DNA includes:
- the samd9l gene encoding sterile alpha motif domain-containing protein 9-like — MEELSNTPVEKWTESMVSTWLRSIGVKEQYVKKLHEEEVDGRILLEITEDFLKKETGMKSGYVHLIITKRNELINASREVQRQTDTTHEKTVQKRDDKNNDQKPASVKGGSTTSSGQKGEIKQDSVAVRTTKSDAKPRPFGKRGIDYTYVKHGVLQPESGVIDLITPCHEYKAFTIAAALDCQRVQAKLAKEIFKFATGCMNMRSNGTIHFGVMDGKDNSGYVHGEIIGFPIQNKDTYADALNLIDRCFSSANVELVQQCIRPPEFILVIDPNSTEEHYVVEVDIVPSISIVRNRVFPVLLPNFKEKKNKIEFEIETIYRRLGSRTQPVTDRNEFYHGVQSRDAQREEKEQEHLFTIPDLCQDLGRKLIMLVTGGKKIMEQDKWYILVTNKFSKEDLSNIDFLLNMKLFCVFDFDPGSKESGLCHEYVKHHAVNLHFMQNYKIPSDTSVREFEGQLHLFEQTSWIFCNGRSDFKGNEPPFDENTWSKTRRTFLKDCVSLICKDILPKGTFLVVFLLTSPVETPLLNTFYEFFTDMEGHEDIICISESEENFRKWRNFALGSCDIETVNTSSVVGMKMSHVNATLQRVQTTTTRAAKYLPVYIKGECSLETRDEEKMCSLEILGTNQCEDTNPELIELEKGSIEREFYLGGKVTWMNFWLAEKGFVGEVIQRDAYHDVTNLLKDSLKWSLSQMPVNFINIYHHPGSGGSTVARQVLWKNRKELRCAVVKPSFSVGVVSEHAVMLREYEEKDPQKCCSVLLLVEDCEKEYLEDLKNELEVAAYTKKIAHGTPCFILLSCMRSYTPEDMCKGSHLQNVSVTHRLSAEEKRHFARKRQMLERQFKPEFILTFVLMSEEFEDEIIAKYVKQFVRHLLQGIDHANAVTQLIRYVALLNTYIQNSFISQSHCEALLPLALTVPMDRFRQHAFEASLSEQAKLVFIHLRDERTHIKSVRIIHPLVAKEILHQLLGDKQQQSDLALDLLNNDVLFEHRFGREDYVTFLRALFMRRSRISKGYESDSFFSPLIEHVRKKENPEKAIKVLGEAYKRFNKDAFFAQQLARLNYSHERFEEAEQWADTAAKKQPNNSYILDTKGQVYRRWFTAKCKAMEKIKKTPENTADAIKTALKAIECFQACQKAAVADVESMNNSGFFGTVEVCCSLLKLISSLRIFSKKTNSGSECLKYLLTEYIPTEVEKPWEHFHFKLKKLHAIVRNALEWISEDLSYFQTDLNTDDETSESCEQTLRHPKRWLVNKSAVYGKFFSDASFSSASSLRQSNPDGLTPFTKRMMICHLGGGNITTVLSILDQKENDAEAVRFLEDIILLYPKNPMTAKMDQLDLVNFIASHIALSAVSIQSPKLAAFSDLQRLSHLFPQDQSKCLSSALFLCMLLFWPEEHDTDDEKENKYETVLSAIEFLQKTYWSKMKDIPHRRRRIYTHFFLRNGVGYEKFVHKSKIEDLSKLTSVSEKRLKWFRGELWKTTEIADVLKHVTGWTENGTVYLEGPKKKKFPVHAVYVHSVPYDNENVTFYLGFTFRGPVAYNIKPTGA, encoded by the exons ATGG AAGAACTTTCCAACACTCCAGTTGAAAAATGGACAGAGTCCATGGTGAGCACATGGTTGCGCTCAATAGGAGTGAAAGAACAGTATGTTAAAAAGCTTCATGAAGAAGAAGTGGACGGCCGAATCCTCCTTGAGATCACAGAGGACTTTCTGAAAAAAGAGACTGGAATGAAATCAGGCTATGTACATTTGATCATTACAAAAAGAAATGAGTTAATTAATGCTTCCCGCGAAGTTCAGAGACAAACTGATACGACACATGAAAAGACTGTTCAGAAACGTGATGATAAAAACAATGACCAAAAACCAGCATCTGTCAAGGGTGGTTCAACTACCAGCAGTGGCCAGAAGGGAGAGATCAAACAGGACTCTGTGGCTGTCCGGACAACAAAGAGCGATGCAAAGCCTCGACCTTTCGGCAAAAGGGGCATTGACTACACATATGTGAAGCACGGTGTTCTTCAGCCTGAATCAGGTGTCATTGATCTTATAACCCCCTGTCATGAGTACAAGGCATTTACAATCGCCGCAGCATTGGACTGTCAAAGAGTTCAAGCAAAGCTGGCAAAGGAAATTTTCAAATTTGCCACGGGATGCATGAACATGCGATCAAATGGCACAATACACTTTGGTGTAATGGACGGAAAAGATAACTCTGGCTATGTACATGGCGAAATCATTGGTTTTCCCATTCAGAACAAAGACACGTATGCTGATGCGTTGAATCTCATTGACAGGTGTTTCTCCTCTGCCAACGTTGAACTTGTGCAGCAGTGCATTCGACCACCTGAGTTCATCCTGGTGATTGACCCAAACAGTACTGAAGAACACTATGTCGTTGAAGTTGACATTGTACCTTCAATAAGCATCGTGAGAAATAGGGTGTTTCCAGTCTTATTGCCCAACttcaaagagaagaaaaacaaaattgaaTTTGAAATTGAAACAATTTATCGCAGACTAGGTTCCAGAACACAGCCAGTCACTGACAGAAACGAATTTTACCATGGAGTTCAGAGCAGGGATGCccaaagagaggaaaaagagcaaGAACATTTGTTCACAATTCCAGACCTCTGCCAGGATCTTGGAAGAAAACTCATCATGCTTGTAACGGGTGGTAAGAAAATCATGGAACAAGATAAATGGTACATCCTTGTTACAAACAAGTTTTCAAAGGAAGATCTCAGCAACATCGATTTTTTGCTGAACATGAaacttttctgtgtgtttgacTTTGACCCAGGTTCCAAAGAGTCTGGGTTATGTCACGAATATGTCAAGCACCACGCTGTGAACCTTCACTTCATGCAGAACTACAAAATTCCAAGTGACACAAGCGTCAGAGAATTTGAAGGTCAGCTCCACTTGTTTGAACAAACAAGTTGGATTTTTTGTAATGGACGAAGTGACTTCAAAGGCAATGAGCCTCCTTTTGATGAAAATACTTGGTCCAAAACAAGGAGGACCTTCTTAAAAGATTGTGTCTCATTGATCTGCAAAGATATCTTGCCTAAGGGAACCTTTCTTGTGGTCTTTCTCCTCACTTCTCCTGTTGAGACACCTCTCCTGAACACGTTCTACGAGTTCTTCACTGACATGGAAGGTCATGAAGACATCATCTGCATTTCTGAATCAGAGGAGAACTTTCGAAAATGGCGGAACTTTGCTCTTGGATCATGCGACATAGAAACTGTGAACACATCAAGTGTTGTTGGTATGAAAATGAGCCACGTCAATGCAACTCTCCAACGAGTCCAGACCACCACTACCCGTGCAGCTAAATACTTACCTGTGTATATCAAAGGGGAATGCTCTCTTGAGACACGTGACGAAGAAAAAATGTGTTCCTTGGAAATTTTGGGCACCAACCAGTGTGAGGACACCAATCCTGAGTTGATTGAATTGGAGAAAGggagcatagagagagagttttaCCTTGGAGGTAAAGTGACATGGATGAACTTCTGGCTTGCAGAGAAAGGTTTTGTTGGGGAAGTTATTCAAAGAGATGCCTACCATGATGTGACCAACCTCCTGAAGGACTCTCTGAAGTGGAGTTTGAGTCAGATGCCTGTCAATTTCATCAACATATACCATCATCCTGGCAGTGGTGGAAGCACAGTAGCAAGACAGGTGCTTTGGAAGAACAGAAAGGAGCTGCGGTGTGCAGTTGTGAAGCCATCATTCTCTGTTGGTGTCGTTTCAGAACATGCTGTCATGTTAAGGGagtatgaggaaaaagatccaCAGAAATGCTGCTCTGTTCTCCTACTTGTTGAGGATTGCGAGAAAGAGTATCTAGAAGACTTGAAGAATGAATTAGAAGTGGCTGCCTACACTAAGAAAATTGCACATGGAACACCGTGTTTCATTCTTCTTAGCTGTATGCGATCCTACACTCCAGAGGACATGTGTAAGGGTTCACATCTTCAGAATGTCTCTGTGACTCACAGACTTTCTGCAGAAGAGAAAAGACACTTTGCAAGAAAACGGCAAATGCTTGAGCGGCAGTTCAAGCCAGAGTTTATCTTGACATTTGTCTTGATGAGTGAAGAATTTGAAGATGAGATTATTGCTAAATATGTCAAACAATTTGTGAGACATTTACTACAAGGCATTGATCATGCGAATGCTGTCACTCAGCTCATTCGCTATGTGGCTCTGCTCAACACCTACATCCAGAACTCTTTCATCTCTCAATCACATTGCGAAGCCCTCTTGCCTCTTGCTTTAACTGTCCCCATGGATAGATTTCGACAACACGCATTTGAGGCTTCGTTGAGTGAGCAGGCCAAATTGGTTTTCATACATTTGAGAGATGAAAGGACCCACATTAAATCTGTCAGAATCATTCACCCACTAGTTGCAAAGGAGATCCTCCATCAGCTTTTGGgtgacaaacaacaacaaagcgACCTTGCACTGGATCTTCTCAACAATGATGTACTCTTTGAACACAGATTTGGGAGAGAAGATTACGTGACGTTTCTTCGCGCGCTGTTCATGAGACGCTCTAGGATCAGCAAAGGTTATGAGTCGGACagttttttctctcctctcattgagcatgtgagaaaaaaagaaaatccagaaaagGCTATCAAGGTTCTTGGAGAGGCGTACAAAAGATTCAACAAGGATGCATTCTTTGCTCAGCAACTGGCTCGTCTCAATTACAGTCATGAAAGATTTGAAGAAGCAGAACAGTGGGCAGACACTGCAGCAAAAAAACAGCCTAACAACTCCTACATTCTTGACACCAAAGGTCAGGTGTACAGAAGATGGTTCACAGCGAAATGCAAAGCCATGGAAAAGATTAAAAAGACCCCGGAGAACACAGCAGATGCCATTAAAACGGCTCTTAAAGCCATTGAATGCTTCCAAGCGTGTCAGAAGGCAGCAGTTGCCGACGTCGAGTCAATGAACAACTCAGGTTTTTTTGGAACTGTAGAGGTGTGCTGCAGCTTGTTAAAACTAATTTCTTCACTTCGCATtttctcaaagaaaacaaatagcGGTTCTGAATGCCTGAAGTACTTGCTCACAGAATACATTCCCACAGAGGTTGAAAAACCATGGGAGCATTTTCACTTCAAGCTTAAAAAACTTCATGCCATAGTGCGTAATGCCTTGGAATGGATATCAGAAGACTTGAGTTACTTTCAGACCGACCTGAACACAGATGATGAGACCTCTGAGAGCTGTGAGCAGACATTACGTCACCCTAAGCGTTGGTTGGTAAACAAGTCTGCTGTTTATGGCAAGTTCTTCAGTGATGCCTCATTCAGCAGTGCGTCTAGTCTTCGGCAGTCTAACCCAGATGGTCTGACTCCGTTCACTAAACGCATGATGATCTGCCACCTTGGTGGAGGAAACATCACAACAGTCCTTTCCATCCTAGACCAGAAAGAAAATGATGCAGAAGCAGTCAGATTTTTGGAGGACATCATTTTACTGTATCCGAAGAACCCTATGACTGCTAAAATGGATCAGTTGGATCTTGTTAACTTCATTGCATCACATATTGCTTTAAGTGCAGTCTCAATCCAGTCACCTAAGCTGGCTGCGTTCAGTGATCTGCAAAGGCTGAGCCATCTGTTTCCACAAGACCAGTCAAAATGCCTGTCAAGTGCTCTATTTTTATGCATGTTGTTATTCTGGCCAGAAGAGCACGACACTGATGATGAAAAGGAGAACAAATACGAAACTGTTCTCTCTGCTATCGAATTCCTCCAAAAAACATATTGGAGCAAAATGAAGGATATCCCTCACAGAAGGAGACGGATTTACACTCACTTCTTCCTGAGAAATGGAGTTGGGTATGAGAAGTTTGTCCATAAGAGCAAGATTGAAGACCTCTCAAAATTGACCTCTGTGTCAGAAAAGCGTCTGAAATGGTTCAGAGGGGAATTGTGGAAAACGACAGAAATTGCCGATGTGCTCAAACATGTGACGGGCTGGACAGAGAATGGCACTGTGTACCTTGAGGGTccgaaaaagaaaaagttccCTGTTCATGCTGTGTATGTACACTCAGTGCCCTACGACAATGAGAACGTCACCTTTTATCTGGGCTTCACGTTCAGAGGACCTGTTGCATACAACATCAAGCCAACAGGAGCCTAA